The following coding sequences are from one Saccopteryx bilineata isolate mSacBil1 chromosome 3, mSacBil1_pri_phased_curated, whole genome shotgun sequence window:
- the LOC136329028 gene encoding unconventional myosin-VI-like has protein sequence MAPHPLTPPFLYRLPESNGNLHVNGHDGGSWPYNWRSFRQDSEIGMEPPPLMGGIEYWLLLWLPMAVLLGAMGYMFFTQEETARGQKLQHELQTEWQKRLELERALEKELRVRELQFTLEAERLHRQLLEKQLRIQELESQLLAKSQQPQEPKRSPKEQQHPCRWIGFESAGAGACDSSSEDEKAQAEAAIRTLRARPVVAKKNWSKQSLPCYPI, from the exons atggccccccatcctctgactccgccatttctttatcgtctgcccgaatccaatgggaacctgcatgtgaatggccacgatggcggctcctggccttacaactggcgtagtttccggcaggattcagagattggtatggagccaccacccttgatgggtgggatagagtactggttgctgctctggctccccatggctgtccttttaggggccatgggctacatgttttttactcaagaggaaactgcccgaggtcaaaagcttcagcatgaattgcaaacagaatggcagaaaaggctggaattggagcgagcactggagaaggaattacgggttcgagagttgcagtttaccctggaagctgaacgtcttcaccggcagttgttggagaaacaactgcggattcaagagctcgagtctcagcttctggccaaaagccagcagccacaggagcctaaacggtcaccaaaggagcagcagcatccgtgccggtggattggctttgagtcagcgggagcaggcgcttgcgactcctcttctgaggatgagaaggctcaggctgaagctgccatacgcacactgagagcccgaccagttgtcgccaagaag aattggagcaagcagtccctaccctgctatcccatttga